The genomic interval TTGGCCActgctccttccctgtccctctgtgGGTGGCCCTCCCCTCCAGGGCTCCAACAAGGGCACGGAGGATTCACGGTGGGGAAACGAGTAAGCTTTCTCAGGGGTCAAGGCTGGACTGTTTACTACAAAGAAAGGGGCAGCCTCTCCCAGTGCACGCAAGCCCCCACCCCTCAGTTAAGTCAGCCTGGCTGCCGCCAGGCCCCAAAGAGGGGACCCGCAGCGCCGCGGTCCCCACCCGCATCAGGGCTTGGATGCCTTCCTCCAGGTCCTTGAGCTTCTCGTAGACCCGGTCCGAGGTGCCGAACACCAGGCTGTTGGTGAAGACCCTGCTGAGGAATTGCACGGGCCCGAGCCACGACTGGATGAGCAGCAGGGAGAAGCGGAGCAGCTCTACGTCCTGTGGATGGAGGGGGCGGTGGGCACGCCAGCCTCTGCCCGGGGGCCGCCCACCTGCCTCCCTGCACACCCTCGGCCCCAGGGAGAAGGCTGCCCAGGGCCTGACTCCTGCAGACGAGGGAGGCCCCTGATCCTTGGCCGGGCGTCCCTGGCCACTCACGGATCTCTGCTGGGCCTCGTCCTTGCCCGTGGGGGCCGGGATGGTCTCCGAGAAGCAGAAGGCAGCCTGCGCGTTCTGGATGGAATACCTCTGTCCCTCCGGGATGTACGCCCGCTCCTGCAGAAAGAATGCCCGCCCGGGTCTCAGCTGCACGGTCCTCATCACTGCTTCATTCGGAAGCTCCCTCAGTTTGTGCTCAGCTGACAGCCTCTTCACTTGGATGAAATAACCCTGAgctcctcagtttcctcccatTATGTCCCAGGGGTGATATTCACACCTTCTtgcgcccccctgccccccaccggcGCCCATTCCTGGGGAACTTACAAACTCTTTGTAGGTGTCGGCGGCCAGCTGGTGCAGGTGCTGGGCCCGGAGCACGGCGTTGGCAAACAGACTGGACAAGGGCATGGCTGGGAAGGCGCCCACCTCCTGGGGCCAGGGCAGGCAGAGCAGGGCAAACGCCAGGAGCAAAGAGTTCCGAGGGCCTACAGAGAGGGACCCAGAGGGCGAGGCCGTGGCCCAGACAGCAAGAGGCCTCTGTTTCCCGtcagcccttcccctccccacccgggGACGGAGAAGATTTAAAACTTGGCCAAATGTCTGGGCATAGATGTCTCTGCTCACATTCAGCAGCCCCAAAGCCCAGGGTTAGTGTCCCCATCCACATGCCGGGCCACCGCCTTGTGCCTCAGTATACACTGAACCCAAAGGGATTTTAGGGGCACTTACCTGCAGCCATCACAGCTGGGGATGAGCCGTCCACAGGACCCTGAGCGGTTTGGGGAGCCGGGTGCTGGGATCCTGGAATCAGTCCCTTGCGGGCCCTTTTTATACCCTGGTCCCTTCTCTatccccctccgcccccacttATTTTCTCTATACATTTATGCATCGGGCCACTGGCCGGCCTGTGCTGATGGATAATTTAGAGTCTCCTCCCTCTTGTCCTGTTCCCGCTCTTCTTGGGGTCATGTCCCCCAGGCCTTCCCTGCCATCTTCCCCTGTCTGCTGTCACCAGCCCTGAGGGTTGTGCACACAGGGTCTCAGCTTGAGAGAACATCCGATCTGTACTCATTTCAAGGGGGAGGCGGCAGAAGGGAGTAGCCTGAGTTCAGGTGCGTTCTGGCAGGTACCATCGGGGGGTTGTCCACTCAGGTGAGGAGGACCCACCCCGGCCCCCAAAAGGGGGGCTATGTCAGGCTGGATGTGCTGTGAGAGCTGCGCTACCTTCCCTCATTCTCTATTCCTATTTTCCTCCCTGCACGGTTCCCCTCCATCTAACAGACAGAATGTGCGTCTGGGGAAAGGGAGCCCAGAACAGCCATGGATTCTGAGGTTTCTGGGCACAATTCAGTCCCAGATTGCCACCTTCGTCGCTGTCACCATCCCCCTACCCTTTACCACCATCTGACCACGTGGTCCGGCCCAAGGCAGCTGGTGCTGGCCTCGACCCCACACTGCCCTCCCATTTCTCTGCCGTGGGGGCTCCTCCAGGTGGCTGAGGCAGAGGACCAAAACCAGAGACATCACTCTGCTCCTCGAACATGCTACAGAGATGCCAACCAAGAAGCAGAAGTCCCAGGAACAGACCCAGGCCACAAGAGCTTCCCCCTGGCAACCCAGTCACCATCAGAGGGTCTCAAGATCAGAAGAGCCCATGCGGGCTTGGGTCTCATTCCCAGCACTGAAAGTCCAGGCACAGCACCCTGAAAGATGATCTCCCCAACCACCCTAGGCTCCTCTTAGTCtttcttctacttaaaaaaaatttttttttaatacttatttatttttagagagggagagaggtagagagagaatcccaagcaggctccgtgctgttactgcacagcccaatgtggggctcgaactcatgaaccatgagatcatgaagagcagaaatcaagagtcagatgcttaaccgactgagccacccaggagcccctttcttCTAATATTCATATAGAGCTCATGAGGGTGCGACAGCATGCCCATGCAGTGTCACATTTGACCCTCACGGCCATCTCGTGAAGGAGGTATTATTACCACCCCATTTTGTAGAGGAGCTGACCGAGGCTCACTTGCACGA from Panthera leo isolate Ple1 chromosome E1, P.leo_Ple1_pat1.1, whole genome shotgun sequence carries:
- the LOC122206336 gene encoding somatotropin, encoding MAAGPRNSLLLAFALLCLPWPQEVGAFPAMPLSSLFANAVLRAQHLHQLAADTYKEFERAYIPEGQRYSIQNAQAAFCFSETIPAPTGKDEAQQRSDVELLRFSLLLIQSWLGPVQFLSRVFTNSLVFGTSDRVYEKLKDLEEGIQALMRELEDGSPRAGQILKQTYDKFDTNLRSDDALLKNYGLLSCFKKDLHKAETYLRVMKCRRFVESSCAF